The Sesamum indicum cultivar Zhongzhi No. 13 linkage group LG6, S_indicum_v1.0, whole genome shotgun sequence genome has a segment encoding these proteins:
- the LOC105164374 gene encoding GPN-loop GTPase 1 isoform X2 → MDNNWKAAENAISVAPMDTESKSEDADYISETMGKLDIGQSSSSFKRKPVIIIVVGMAGSGKTTFLHQLVCHTMASNVQAYVMNLDPAVMTLPFGANIDIRDTVRYKEVMKQFNLGPNGGILTSLNLFSTKFDEVISMIEKRADQLDYVLVDTPGQIEIFTWSASGAIITEAFASTFPTVIAYVVDTPRSASPATFMSNMLYACSILYKTRLPLVLAFNKTDVAQHEFALEWMKDFEVFHAALDSDQSYTSTLTRSLSLTLEEFYKNLRSVGVSAVTGTGMDAFFKTIEACAGEYMETYKTDLDKRRAEKHRLEEERRKQNMYKFRNDMEQSWGQTVVLSTGLKDGTDDRSMELDEDEEDKEIEDYVRFSEDDADIIDEDEDEERASFSF, encoded by the exons ATGGACAATAACTGGAAAGCGGCAGAAAATGCTATATCAGTGGCTCCAATGGATACTGAA TCTAAGAGTGAAGATGCTGACTACATATCCGAAACAATGGGGAAACTGGATATTGGACAATCATCCTCAAGTTTCAAGAGAAAGCCAGTCATCATCATAGTTGTGGGAATGGCAG GAAGTGGAAAGACTACATTTCTTCACCAGCTAGTCTGTCACACCATGGCATCAAATGTTCAGGCTTATGTTATGAATCTTGACCCTGCTGTGATGACTCTTCCATTTGGTGCGAACATTGACATCAGAGACACTGTTCGGTACAAGGAGGTCATGAAGCAGTTCAATCTTGGACCAAATGGAGGAATTTTGACTTCGCTTAACTTGTTCTCAACAAAGTTTGATGAG GTGATATCTATGATTGAGAAACGAGCAGATCAGCTTGACTATGTTCTGGTCGACACTCCCGGCCAAATCGAGATTTTCACTTGGTCTGCATCTGGAGCTATTATTACAGAAGCTTTTGCGTCAACATTTCCCACAGTAATTGCTTATGTTGTTGATACACCTCGTTCAGCAAGCCCAGCTACCTTTATGAGCAATATGCTGTATGCTTGTAGCATCCTTTACAAGACACGGTTGCCACTGGTATTGGCATTCAACAAGACAGATGTGGCACAACATGAGTTCGCATTGGAG tggatgaaagattTTGAGGTGTTTCATGCAGCACTAGATTCTGATCAATCTTACACATCAACCCTGACGCGCAGCCTCTCGCTCACATTGGAGGAATTCTATAAAAATCTTAGATCGGTTGGAGTCTCTGCAGTCACTGGTACTGGGATGGATGCATTCTTTAAAACCATTGAAGCCTGTGCAGGGGAGTACATGGAAACTTACAA GACTGATCTTGACAAGAGAAGAGCAGAGAAGCATCGCTTGGAAGAAGAACGAAGAAAGCAAAACATGTATAAGTTCAGGAATGACATGGAGCAATCCTGGGGGCAAACTGTGGTATTGAGCACTGGTTTGAAGGATGGAACGGACGACAGAAGCATGGAACTTGATGAAGACGAAGAGGACAAAGAAATAGAAGACTACGTGAGGTTTAGTGAAGACGATGCTGATATCATAGACGAGGATGAAGACGAAGAGAGAGCcagtttttcattttga
- the LOC105164374 gene encoding GPN-loop GTPase 1 isoform X1 — MLQSQEMDNNWKAAENAISVAPMDTESKSEDADYISETMGKLDIGQSSSSFKRKPVIIIVVGMAGSGKTTFLHQLVCHTMASNVQAYVMNLDPAVMTLPFGANIDIRDTVRYKEVMKQFNLGPNGGILTSLNLFSTKFDEVISMIEKRADQLDYVLVDTPGQIEIFTWSASGAIITEAFASTFPTVIAYVVDTPRSASPATFMSNMLYACSILYKTRLPLVLAFNKTDVAQHEFALEWMKDFEVFHAALDSDQSYTSTLTRSLSLTLEEFYKNLRSVGVSAVTGTGMDAFFKTIEACAGEYMETYKTDLDKRRAEKHRLEEERRKQNMYKFRNDMEQSWGQTVVLSTGLKDGTDDRSMELDEDEEDKEIEDYVRFSEDDADIIDEDEDEERASFSF; from the exons ATGTTACAGTCTCAAGAAATGGACAATAACTGGAAAGCGGCAGAAAATGCTATATCAGTGGCTCCAATGGATACTGAA TCTAAGAGTGAAGATGCTGACTACATATCCGAAACAATGGGGAAACTGGATATTGGACAATCATCCTCAAGTTTCAAGAGAAAGCCAGTCATCATCATAGTTGTGGGAATGGCAG GAAGTGGAAAGACTACATTTCTTCACCAGCTAGTCTGTCACACCATGGCATCAAATGTTCAGGCTTATGTTATGAATCTTGACCCTGCTGTGATGACTCTTCCATTTGGTGCGAACATTGACATCAGAGACACTGTTCGGTACAAGGAGGTCATGAAGCAGTTCAATCTTGGACCAAATGGAGGAATTTTGACTTCGCTTAACTTGTTCTCAACAAAGTTTGATGAG GTGATATCTATGATTGAGAAACGAGCAGATCAGCTTGACTATGTTCTGGTCGACACTCCCGGCCAAATCGAGATTTTCACTTGGTCTGCATCTGGAGCTATTATTACAGAAGCTTTTGCGTCAACATTTCCCACAGTAATTGCTTATGTTGTTGATACACCTCGTTCAGCAAGCCCAGCTACCTTTATGAGCAATATGCTGTATGCTTGTAGCATCCTTTACAAGACACGGTTGCCACTGGTATTGGCATTCAACAAGACAGATGTGGCACAACATGAGTTCGCATTGGAG tggatgaaagattTTGAGGTGTTTCATGCAGCACTAGATTCTGATCAATCTTACACATCAACCCTGACGCGCAGCCTCTCGCTCACATTGGAGGAATTCTATAAAAATCTTAGATCGGTTGGAGTCTCTGCAGTCACTGGTACTGGGATGGATGCATTCTTTAAAACCATTGAAGCCTGTGCAGGGGAGTACATGGAAACTTACAA GACTGATCTTGACAAGAGAAGAGCAGAGAAGCATCGCTTGGAAGAAGAACGAAGAAAGCAAAACATGTATAAGTTCAGGAATGACATGGAGCAATCCTGGGGGCAAACTGTGGTATTGAGCACTGGTTTGAAGGATGGAACGGACGACAGAAGCATGGAACTTGATGAAGACGAAGAGGACAAAGAAATAGAAGACTACGTGAGGTTTAGTGAAGACGATGCTGATATCATAGACGAGGATGAAGACGAAGAGAGAGCcagtttttcattttga